From the genome of Macaca thibetana thibetana isolate TM-01 chromosome 8, ASM2454274v1, whole genome shotgun sequence:
gtacgtgccaccacgcccagctaatttttgtattttggtagagacagggtttcaccatgttgccaaccctggtcttgaactcctgggttcaagcaatccaccctccttggcctttcaaagtgttgggattacaggcttgagtcactgcaccctgACCAAGAGAGGTATCTTTCAAGTTTTTGCATCTCACCCAGATACAGACAGCCCACATGAATAATTTCTTTGCTAGTGTTAAAGTGCATGATAGTGCATTCATTTTCCATGGTCTTGTACCGGGTGTTTCACAGTAGATTATACTGACTTGAACCTACCCCAAATCTATCACTAAGTCTTGACTGGTGACCAGGAGAAGGTTCCTAGGAGAGCTACTGGTAATGGAACAACATTGGAAGATGAAGTGTCACAGCAGACTGGATGGCTGTACAGAATTATGCCAGGCTGAGGAAAGGCTTCCAAAGGGTATAGAAATGGTACATGGttaagagggaaggaaagaattgCTATGGGGGTCTTCTTTTTGAGGACTGATCATTGGCTGTTACACATTCAATGTGAGCTTGATTCAAATAGGCATACCAACACCAGCCTTCTCAAGTCACTATCCTCACACCAATGAGCAGAGTTCTAACACAAAATAGTAAAAATCAGAACACATGTGGGACAGGAAGAATGGAAAGTTATgtaggaaagcaaaagaaaatgtaagtgatAACAAGGGTGAGACAGCCCTGTTTTGCAATAATGGTCTCACACAGCTTTAGTCCAACACAGTGCtcaccttttcctttctttttttgagatggagtattgttcggtcacccaggctggagtgcagtggcgccatgtctgctcactgcaaccttggcctcccaggttcaaacaattctcctgcctcagcctcctgagtagccgggattacaggctaacaccaccacgcccagctaatttttttgtatttttagtagagacagggtttctccatgttgaccaggctggtctcgaactcctgacatcaagtgatccgcctgtcttggcctcctaaagtgctgggattacaggtgtgagccactgtgcccgtcccaTAATGCTTACCTTTTAAAACTTCAGAACATAGATCCATGTGAGTATTCTCTGAATAGGTTATCTTCTAAATATTTAAGCCtattattatcaaatatttattgagtgacttaAGAATAGAGTtttgttccaggcagaggaagatGAAAGATGTATATAACAAACTGCCTTCAGACAGCTTGCCATCTACTTTGAGAGAATGATAACAAATGCTGTGAGAGAttaatggaaaggaaagaaaaaccttagaTGAGTCATTTAACCCCTGCTTCACTGGAAAACAAAGGGTTGAACAAGAAGGTCTCTGGATTCTTGCAACTCTAATATCTGAAAAGGCCAGAAGTGCTGCAGTGGGGAGGAAAGGTTATATTGAGACTTGAGCTACACCTTAAGACACGTGGAATGGAGGAAGAGGGTGTTTCAGGTAGGGGGAATAGTATGTGGACTGGTTTGGGAGTGCCCACAGCTTTTCAGTGAAAGTCCACATGGTTTTCTATTTCACTCACTTTTGCTCTGAGTCAGGATCAAAATACTATTTGTTATTTATGAAAACAGATATTAACTGTTACTTAAACGTCTGGCTCAGGATGGTCTGTTCAAATGACTGAACAGTTCTTTTCTAAGCTgatggacttttaaaaatgtatggggTAACTTCCGCACCCAGATACAGTAAAAAGACACActcattattttttctggaaAGAAGACAGCACATGCCAATGTCAACATGTTTGAAAAGTTGCCACCAATGCTTCGCCTAAGGGGACTACTGGAAGGGAAGCTGAATTCAGGTGGCTCTTGCGACGTTCTTTAACCCCTGTTAAAAAATTCACTGTAAAAATTATACTgagttttcctttaaattttagtTGCTGAATCAGAACTTCTCAAAAGATTTGTAAATTTCAGCAAGAAGTCAGAAATTCCAACTCTAAAATGAATTTTCTGActcaatattgaaaataaattcttaagtTTAGATGCTTAGGGGAAAAACAGCTGGAGAATTCAGGAGCCTCCCATACTTTAATACAAAATGATGTCATTACCATCAAGGCTTCCAAGAACTCCCTAAATTGTGTGGTTAAGCAACATCTCAAAGCACAGTGATGACTCTAGGAAGGTGCTATGCTCCTCCTTGGTATACAGATTCAGGTCCAGAATAATTTTCCTATTTAGAGATTTGATTTGACTTCCTCCTTATGTTAAAAAGTAGCCTAATATTAGAAAGACGGTATATCAATTTGTGTGCATTTTCAAAGCTAAGGCTATGAAATTTTCCGTGCTTTACACACATTAAATTAGCACTCACTTTATTGGATGTATTCCTGGAGCTGgtttcttgttttaaatatttaactgcaGATTGCATGGGGTTTCTTAAAAACCTGATTACATTTGATATTTTACAATTAAGCAAAATAATCATGCAGAGAAAGTAGGCAAGATGACTAAACTTTAGAATACCTTGTGTAGGTAAAAGTTTACAGTTATGTAATCTTGTATCATCTTAGTCAAAGATGATTGGAGAAAACAATCCCAGTCAGTGTCTGTGGTTCATAATGAACCTACTGATAGTGCTATAACTTGTTTAGGGCTGACTTAAATCAACTGCAGTTTTTATGGCAGCTTCATCTTTATCATTCTTCAAATAGGAAAATGACACTCCGCCTCCCACTTaggtatgtcttttatttcaaatGGTAGTTGTTTTACTCAGGAGTAGTCATAAACACACAAGATTCTTGATAAATTCTATGTCAAGTTTATTTGGTTGGACTGTCTTTTATTCATCTAACCCATCCCTTTGACACCTGTTGCCTGTTCCTGGGGACCCAGCCACAGCCAGGACTTTAATTCAGTTCCCCACCCCCACTGAACACAACACACACCTACAGGCAAGCTGAAGTTCCCCCAACTGTATTTGGTGATCTCCTTACTTGTTCAAAACATATATAAGCTCAGgtcatttatatattcatttctaGAGgtttgtaaatgaattaaatcaaGTTcatgttggccgggtgcagtggcttacacctgtaatcccagcactttggaaggctgaggtggatcacctgagttcaggagttcacgaccagcctgatcaatgtggtgaaaccccatctctactaaaaatacaaaattagccaggcgtggtggcgcatgcctgcaatcccagctcctcgggagactgagacaggagaactgcttgaacccgggaggtggaggttgcagtgagttgagatcacgccattggactccagcctgggcaacaagagcaaaattccatctcaaaataaataaataggccgggtgcagtggctcacgcctgtaatcccagcactttgggaggctgaggtgggtggattgcctgagctcaggagttcgcgaccagcctgggcaacactatgaaaccccatctctactaaaatacaaaaaattagccaggtgtggcggcatgtgcctgtagtcccagctacttgagaggctgaggcaggagaattgcttgaacttgggaggcagaggttgcagtgagccaagatcgcgccactgcactctaacctgggcaacagagagagactccatctcaataaataaataaataaataaataaagttcatgtttaaaaataaaacatcaaaataagCTTCTCCAAGAGCAGAGAAAAGGTTTGATGTTTGAGGTGCAACATTTGAATAAGTACCTCTAAAGCCAGATTAAGTTTTTAAGCAGTTGCTAAAAAATTAATGAGGTTTAACGTGACCTATTTAGGAGAAACAGTTCTTTGTTGTGTTCTATTAGAAGGCTAATCcgcctatggaaaaaaaaaattgaatcctATTTCTTTACTCCTTCTTTATTGAATCTTATTTGTCTACAAAAGTAAAGGGAAAATACTGTGAGGAAAAAGAGCACAAAGTGGATCAGCAGTGTGCAGTTATAGGGGAGAGAGTCACACCTACTTTTACTGAAGACAAGTTGAACTGAAAAACTGGGATTACCTTTGCCCCTAGAGCAGCAGAAGGCCCTGCCCCGCTCCGTAGATCCTGACATTGTTTAATGGTGAGAAGTGGACATCGTTTAAATCCCCAGCTTACCAGGTTTCACCACCTCACTTCCCTCTCTAGGGTCCTATCAGGGTGATATTTGCGAGGCACTGTCTAACCCAAGAGAGTCCTGAGGTGTCCTCCAACAGGAAGATGCCCTGGACCCTGTGGATGGTCAGGGGATGCGAAGTGACTGCCAGGGTGGCCTGGCCACTCCCAACAGAGCACAAATGTTGATTTCAGAATCTTTGGCACTTTCCAAAATGTGGCTGAGCAGTAATTTGGAAGCCTAAATCCTGACTTTAGGAATTCATAAGAACAACCAATGTTTTATAAACtcaacagaaagtaaaataaacaaacccAGGGTTTTACGCTCCCTCTTGTTATTTTTATGGCAATCTTTCAAACTAGTTCAAAATGTTCAATCCTCTGCCCTCTCAAAAATACTGAGTTGGGGGGTGAggctggtggggggaggggggacaaAACGACTAATAGTAACCAGCATACACTGCAGTTTACCATAGGTAAGAGCTAAGGAGATCTCGCGGTGAAAGAGTACAGGTTCCTTTCAGGCTGGCACTGAAGTCTCTCTCCTTCCCAACCTTCTCATTGAGGAGGGCCCAGCAAAGAAAACAAGGATGTTTATATTTACCCAGAAATGTGCATGGCAATTGACCATCATGGTTCTCTCAATGAGCTCATCAGGACATTCCAGAAGGTGATGCCCAGAGACCACACCAGCATTATTGACCAGGACTGAGACTTCGCCAACCTCCTTGCGGACTCTTTCAGCCGTCAGGTAGAcattctccctcttccccacatCACAGGTGTACGTAAAAACCTGCAAGTTACAGTGGGGCAGAATTTCTTCCTCACCATTCCCAGCTGTCCTCAGAAGTCCAGATGAGGAGAAAACATGCAAAAGAGAAGGGAGTGCAGAAAGTGAGTCACATGGCGATCAGTAGGACAAAgatcacacaaaacaaaaatactacagTGAGCTTCAAATTTCTAACGCTGCAAGGCTTGCCAACGACTGAGCTTTACAGCTGCCTTCCTCCCATGAAGTCTTTGGGAATTACAGCAATTTACTGGATAACTTTGCTTAGGGGAAAGCCATGTAATTGTGACAAGCCCAATACAAGTAGACCACATGGGATCAGCTTGCTGGAGCTAAAGACACCTGCAAAGAACTGATCTCAGCCCAGAGCTCagagaacaacacacacacactacacactccTCTTTTTTGGGGAAACAGTGGCCCAAGAAAAACAGCTCTTAGTCTTTAGTATGAGAAccctcaggctgggcgcggtggctcaagcctgtaatcccagcactttgggagggccgagacgggcggatcatgaggtcaggagatcgagaccatcctggctaatacggtgaaaccccgtctctactaaaaaatacaaaaaactagccgggtgaagtggcgggtgcctgtagtcccagctactcgggaggctgaggcaggagaatggcgtgaacccgagaggaggagcttgcagtgagctgagatccggccactgcactccagcctgggtgacagagcaagactccgtcaaaaaaaaaaaaaaaaaaaaagagaaccctcAAAATAGAAACTCACTTCAAGACtcacaaatcaaaactgcaattaATAATCTAAATTCATCCAAAGCCAAGAAATGAATCCACAATTTTTAATGAAGAAGTAGGGGTCACTGACTTGTTCTAACTGGGCTAGCTGACTCCTCTAAGAAGTACTCTCACAAATCAAGTTACAGGTAAATATGCAATTTTACCACATAAGAACTTgacaatttaaaaaccaaaatcgGTATCCTGGAAAATGAATACCCTTATCTTTTAGGTTTTGGCAGGGAGCACAAAAATCTGTATTTGCTACCCCTCCATACCACCAATGAAAATGGTACCTTTTCACCCTTAAATTAAAAACGCAGGTATCAATAAGTTTGGTGATAAATTATCAATACAGGGGAGAAGTGCCCAAGTCAATTTTCTCCGTACAGGTAAATGTTTtccctaaaaatgaaaaattttgttaaaaagcaAGAGCCATTATCAAATTTCCTGGACCAATATTTATGGTTGGTTATGGACTTTGctttggctaaaaaaaaaaaaaaaaaaaaaaactcagattcAGGTTAGTTAATAAGTATCCAGAAATGCAGATTTCCTGGGGTGACCAAAAACATGCAAGAAATTTACAACGAAGCCTAAATTCTCCAAGAGCTTTCTCTTAGGAAGCAACGCGTCTTTCAATCACGCTCAGGGAATGTAACTAAAGCACTTATCGCTGGCGAAACAATGTAATTATGTTCCTCAGGCTAAACTTATAGTAAATCGTCAATACTGCTCTCGTTTAAGGGGTTCAGACCACAGTAACACAGACACTTCTTCAGTCGAGTCAGAACTTCCCAAAGACACTTCAGTTTCCCATCGCGCCGGTTCTAAGTCGGAGCGAGACATTTCTTTGGGATCCAAACCTGTGGTAACAAGTTCCCTCCGCCTTCCCTACCCCAAAGGGCTTAGGAACCCGCCCCTGCCTCCGTGGTCCCCAAAGAGACCGAACCTCCGCGAGGACTGGGCACCTTCTCCCTGGTAATACAGAGGTGATCGCGTTCCTTTATCAGGGAGCAAATTCCACTCGTCTCCCGAAAGACCGGTGGGGTGCTGCTTTCCTCCGCAGCCGGGCTGACCCCACAGCGGGGTTTGGGGCCTGCCGTGGTAGGGCGCGGGGTGGAAAGAGGCTTGACCCAACAATGCTCCCGCGCGGGTCCGGGTTACCTTGCAGCGCGGCGGCGTCGGCCGCCTCCAGGTCGCGGTAGATGTGGCGCACCATGCCAGCCGTCTCCTCGTTGCTCTGCGTATTGATGTCCCACAGCACCAGCAGCGCCCGGCGCCGGGCGAACTCCAGCGCGAAGAGGCGGCCCAGGCCGCTGCCGGCGCCGGTGATGAGGCACACCTGGCCCGCCACGCTCTTCTCCTTGGGCCGCACCAGCCAGCGCGCCGCGGCCAGCACGAACGCCCAGAGCACTTTGAAAGTGACCACGAAGAACTCCACCACGATGTTCATCGCGACGCCCGGGGCCCCGCACGAGCCCAGTGCCTGCGTCCGCGCCCACCCTGAGCCCGGCAGTCGGGCTCCCGGCCCCGGCGCACTTGTCACAGAGGCCG
Proteins encoded in this window:
- the RDH10 gene encoding retinol dehydrogenase 10 codes for the protein MNIVVEFFVVTFKVLWAFVLAAARWLVRPKEKSVAGQVCLITGAGSGLGRLFALEFARRRALLVLWDINTQSNEETAGMVRHIYRDLEAADAAALQAGNGEEEILPHCNLQVFTYTCDVGKRENVYLTAERVRKEVGEVSVLVNNAGVVSGHHLLECPDELIERTMMVNCHAHFWTTKAFLPTMLEINHGHIVTVASSLGLFSTAGVEDYCASKFGVVGFHESLSHELKAAEKDGIKTTLVCPYLVDTGMFRGCRIRKEIEPFLPPLKPDYCVKQAMKAILTDQPMICTPRLMYIVTFMKSILPFEAVVCMYRFLGADKCMYPFIAQRKQATNNNEAKNGI